From Daphnia pulicaria isolate SC F1-1A chromosome 4, SC_F0-13Bv2, whole genome shotgun sequence, one genomic window encodes:
- the LOC124337089 gene encoding ervatamin-B-like, producing MKVLFVSVVLVIVIASIKGQSEATAEWKEYKTKNSKNYNEKIDGGKQEKMRKQFFLNKDAKIKKHNSGNSPFKMAHNKFSDRTEEELNQLLGTVLPPLTSKPRSLISKSDDHNDRKAIRIAASLDYRNHRCLAAVKNQRLCGSCWAFSAIAPLEFSKCLKTKRAVVLSEQQLVDCDTASTNMGCNGGWYAVAWEHLQKVGGSAREALYPYTAKKNTCNFCSKCACKIGAKVSSFDYVESKNATEMQIALTKYGPLAVAITVVGSFYSYSSGVYDDPACDGKDVNHGVVVVGWGVLNSMNYWIVRNTWGTSWGIGGYILMKRGVNKCSVETYPAYVVAE from the exons ATGAAGGTTCTTTTTGTATCCGTGGTCCTTGTGATCGTAATAGCCAGCATCAAAGGCCAATCTGAGGCTACCGCTGAATGGAAAGAATACAAG acaaaaaacagtaaaaattACAATGAGAAGATTGACGGAGGGAAGCAGGAGAAAAtgcgaaaacaatttttcctcAACAAAGACGCCAAAATCAAGAAGCACAACAGCGGCAATTCTCCCTTTAAAATGGCACACAATAAATTCTCCGACAGG ACGGAAGAGGAATTGAATCAACTTTTAGGAACTGTGTTGCCTCCACTAACCTCCAAACCTCGATCGCTAATATCCAAGAGTGATGACCATAACGATCGCAAAGCTATTCGTATTGCTGCTAGC TTGGACTACCGTAATCACAGGTGCCTGGCTGCTGTGAAAAACCAACGTTTG tGTGGTAGCTGCTGGGCTTTTAGTGCCATCGCTCCGCTCGAGTTCTCCAAATGTCTGAAAACAAAACGAGCCGTTGTGTTAAG CGAACAGCAACTGGTTGACTGCGACACTGCCAGCACTAACATGGGATGTAACGGTGGATGGTACGCCGTAGCGTGGGAACACTTGCAGAAGGTTGGTGGATCTGCTAGGGAAGCGCTTTACCCTTACACCGCAAAA AAAAACACCTGCAATTTCTGCTCGAAATGTGCGTGTAAAATCGGAGCCAAAGTTTCCTCTTTCGATTACGTCGAATCCAAAAACGCCACTGAGATGCAAATAGCTCTGACGAAATACGGCCCTCTAGCAGTTGCCATTACTGTGGTCGGCTCCTTTTATTCCTACTC GAGCGGCGTGTACGATGATCCGGCCTGTGATGGAAAGGATGTCAATCACGGCGTTGTCGTAGTTGGATGGGGCGTGCTTAATAGCATGAACTATTGGATCGTTCGTAATACATGGGGGACCAGCTGGGGGATTGGTGGATACATTTTAATGAAACGCGGTGTCAACAAGTGCAGCGTTGAAACCTATCCCGCCTACGTTGTGGCAGAATAA